From Dasypus novemcinctus isolate mDasNov1 chromosome 8, mDasNov1.1.hap2, whole genome shotgun sequence, the proteins below share one genomic window:
- the LOC101427809 gene encoding olfactory receptor 1J4-like: protein MRWENQSSVLEFLLLGLPIQPEHQGVFFALFLGMYLTTVLGNLLIILLIRLDSRLHTPMYFFLSHLAFTDASFSSVTVPKMLMGMLSDKKSITYMGCISQMYFYILFASIDSFLLAAMAYDRYVAICHPLHYTTIMREELCVLLVAGSWFLSCAHALLHTLLLAPLSFCADNTIPHFFCALTALLKLTCSDSTLNELVIFTEAGIYVLLSVSAILGSYIRIGATIFRVPSTKRICKTLSTCGSHLSVVFLYYGTLAIAYFFPSSSNSKIEDIIASVMYTVVIPLLNPFIYSLRNRDMKAALGILQRKGLHSSCGR from the coding sequence aTGAGATGGGAGAACCAGAGCAGCGTGTTGGAatttctcctcctgggactccccATCCAGCCAGAGCATCAGGGAGTGTTCTTTGCcctcttcctgggcatgtacctcACCACGGTGCtggggaacctgctcatcatcctgctCATCAGGCTGGACTCTCGcctccacacccccatgtacttctttctCAGCCACTTGGCCTTCACTGATGCCTCTTTCTCATCTGTCACTGTCCCAAAGATGTTGATGGGCATGCTATCTGATAAAAAGTCCATTACCTATATGGGGTGCATTTCCcagatgtatttttatatattatttgctTCTATTGATAGTTTTCTTCTTGCAGCGATGGCCTATGACAGGTATGTGGCCATCTGTCATCCACTGCACTATACCACCATCATGAGGGAGGAGTTGTGTGTCTTGTTGGTGGCTGGGTCCTGGTTCCTTTCTTGTGCCCATGCCCTGTTGCACACCCTACTCTTGGCACCCCTGTCCTTTTGTGCAGACAATACCATCCCCCATTTCTTCTGTGCTCTCACTGCTCTCCTGAAGCTGACCTGTTCAGACTCCACCCTCAATGAGCTAGTCATCTTTACTGAGGCAGGAATATATGTTCTCTTGTCAGTGAGTGCTATTTTGGGCTCTTATATCCGTATTGGGGCCACCATCTTCAGGGTCCCCTCCACCAAGAGGATCTGTAAAACCTTGTCCACCTGTGGTTCCCACCTATCTGTGGTGTTTCTGTATTATGGGACCTTAGCCATTGcttacttctttccttcatcGAGCAATTCCAAAATCGAAGATATAATAGCTTCTGTTATGTACACAGTGGTGATTCCCTTGCTGAACCCTTTCATCTACAGCCTCAGGAACAGAGACATGAAAGCAGCTCTCGGGATACTTCAAAGAAAGGGATTACATTCCTCATGTGGTCGTTAG